In one Sandaracinaceae bacterium genomic region, the following are encoded:
- a CDS encoding bile acid:sodium symporter family protein, giving the protein MDAKAQLFLVISVSAIMLTMGLGLTTGDFRRIAAQPRAVVVGLVGQLVGLPAMGFLWAWAFGLSTPLALGLVLISAVPGGAHSNLYSSFAKADIALSVTLTALSGVITIVTIPLVLSLAIAVFAVPGEVPPMPIGATMLQIFFVMGLPVALGMLLRARSERWAKRLEGPVKGAAALLLVLIIVGSLRGNGDKLAAAALSSGAAVVALNVSGMLLGWGLARLAGLPLPQQLTITLEVGIQNATLAFALGLALLRGDLSLLPPVFLYSLLVYFTGAVVVVIGRRAHARTLAAATHAAPAEAAT; this is encoded by the coding sequence CGGGTGACTTCCGGCGCATCGCCGCGCAGCCACGCGCCGTGGTGGTGGGGCTGGTGGGGCAGCTCGTGGGCCTGCCGGCCATGGGCTTCCTGTGGGCCTGGGCGTTCGGGCTCAGCACGCCGCTGGCGCTCGGGCTGGTGCTCATCTCGGCGGTCCCCGGCGGGGCGCACAGCAACCTCTACTCCAGCTTCGCCAAGGCCGACATCGCGCTGTCGGTCACGCTCACCGCCCTGAGCGGCGTCATCACCATCGTCACCATCCCGCTGGTGCTCAGCCTGGCCATCGCCGTCTTCGCCGTTCCGGGCGAGGTCCCGCCCATGCCCATTGGCGCCACCATGCTGCAGATCTTCTTCGTGATGGGCCTGCCCGTCGCGCTGGGCATGCTGCTGCGCGCCCGCAGCGAGCGCTGGGCCAAGCGCCTCGAGGGACCCGTGAAGGGCGCGGCGGCGCTCCTGCTGGTGCTCATCATCGTCGGCTCGCTGCGCGGCAACGGCGACAAGCTCGCGGCGGCGGCGCTGTCCTCGGGGGCGGCGGTCGTGGCGCTCAACGTGTCGGGCATGCTGCTCGGCTGGGGGCTCGCGCGGCTGGCAGGGCTCCCCCTCCCGCAGCAGCTCACCATCACGCTCGAGGTGGGCATCCAGAACGCCACGCTGGCCTTCGCACTCGGGCTCGCGCTGCTGCGCGGTGACCTGTCGCTGCTGCCGCCGGTGTTCCTCTACTCGCTGCTGGTGTACTTCACGGGCGCCGTGGTGGTGGTCATCGGCCGCCGCGCGCACGCGCGCACGCTGGCCGCGGCGACTCACGCTGCCCCTGCGGAGGCGGCCACGTGA